A single window of Streptomyces sudanensis DNA harbors:
- a CDS encoding phytoene desaturase family protein → MPSMLDAVVVGAGPNGLTAAVELARRGFSTAVFEAKGTVGGGARTQELTLPGFRHDPCSAVHPLGIGSPAFRAMPLDRYGLEWLHAPLPMAHPFDDGTAAVLSRSVAETAASFGPRDAGAYRRLVAPYLGAWDTLARDFMSLPLTALPRDPVTLARFGLTGLPPATWLMRRFRDERARALFAGLVAHVIAPLGGLATGAVGLVFALAAHANGWPLPRGGSQAISDALAAYLKDLGGAVHTDYEVKRLDDLPPARAYVFDTSPTALARIAGLGGLYDGYRYGASVFKIDYALDGPVPWTAEEPRRAGTVQVGPLGRDIGTALRQASGGTAPGTPFLITAQPSLVDPGRAPAGKHVFWAYGHVPNGWEGDLTDAIERQLERFAPGFRDLVIARATAGPPQMAAHNANYVGGDIACGSAAGLRLLLRPRLTLRPHHTPHPAVFLCSSATPPGPGVHGMSGHNAAKAVWRHLRRQPR, encoded by the coding sequence GTGCCGTCGATGCTCGATGCCGTCGTCGTGGGGGCGGGCCCCAACGGGCTGACCGCCGCCGTCGAACTGGCCCGCCGCGGCTTCTCCACGGCCGTGTTCGAGGCGAAGGGCACCGTCGGCGGCGGGGCCCGCACGCAGGAGCTGACCCTCCCCGGCTTCCGCCACGACCCCTGCTCGGCCGTGCACCCGCTGGGCATCGGCTCGCCCGCCTTCCGCGCCATGCCGCTCGACCGCTACGGCCTGGAATGGCTCCACGCGCCGCTCCCCATGGCGCACCCCTTCGACGACGGCACGGCCGCCGTCCTGTCCCGGTCCGTGGCCGAGACCGCCGCCTCGTTCGGGCCGCGCGACGCCGGCGCGTACCGCCGCCTCGTCGCCCCGTACCTCGGCGCGTGGGACACCCTCGCCCGCGACTTCATGTCGCTGCCGCTGACCGCGCTGCCCCGCGACCCGGTCACCCTCGCCCGCTTCGGCCTCACCGGCCTGCCCCCGGCCACCTGGCTGATGCGCCGCTTCCGCGACGAACGGGCCCGCGCCCTGTTCGCCGGGCTCGTCGCCCACGTCATCGCCCCGCTCGGCGGCCTCGCGACCGGCGCCGTCGGCCTCGTCTTCGCGCTCGCCGCGCACGCCAACGGCTGGCCCCTGCCGCGCGGCGGCTCCCAGGCCATCTCGGACGCCCTCGCCGCGTACCTGAAGGACCTCGGCGGCGCCGTCCACACGGACTACGAGGTCAAGCGGCTCGACGACCTGCCCCCGGCCCGCGCGTACGTCTTCGACACCTCGCCCACGGCGCTCGCCCGGATCGCCGGACTCGGCGGCCTCTACGACGGCTACCGGTACGGCGCCTCCGTCTTCAAGATCGACTACGCGCTGGACGGCCCCGTCCCCTGGACCGCCGAGGAGCCCCGCCGCGCCGGTACCGTGCAGGTCGGCCCGCTCGGCCGGGACATCGGCACCGCCCTGCGCCAGGCGTCGGGCGGCACGGCCCCCGGCACGCCGTTCCTGATCACCGCCCAGCCCAGCCTCGTCGATCCGGGCCGGGCCCCGGCCGGCAAGCACGTCTTCTGGGCCTACGGCCACGTCCCCAACGGCTGGGAGGGCGACCTCACCGACGCGATCGAGCGGCAGCTCGAACGCTTCGCCCCCGGCTTCCGCGACCTGGTCATCGCCCGCGCCACCGCCGGACCGCCCCAGATGGCCGCCCACAACGCCAACTACGTCGGTGGCGACATCGCCTGCGGCTCCGCCGCCGGCCTCCGGCTCCTCCTGCGGCCCCGCCTCACCCTCCGCCCCCACCACACCCCGCACCCGGCGGTGTTCCTCTGCTCCTCCGCCACCCCGCCCGGCCCCGGCGTCCACGGCATGTCCGGGCACAACGCCGCGAAGGCGGTCTGGCGGCACCTGCGCCGGCAGCCCCGCTGA
- a CDS encoding inositol monophosphatase family protein: MIDDLLDDTGFLSAVEDAIRAAADEEVMPRWRKLAAHEVDEKSGPHDLVTVADREAERRLTESLAALLPGSAVVGEEGVHADPGAYDAVRGDAPVWIVDPVDGTRQFVRGEPGFCTLVALARHGELLASWTHAPARGETAVAVRGRGARLNGAPLLAGAPEPGAALRVATSHPDHTTPAQKRAIEGLAAGGVVPRPCGSAGLEYLAVARGDSDAVAFTWEYAWDHAAGLLLVTEAGGTHRTIDGVPFRVTGGNALPFTAARDAATAARVAALLRRQ, encoded by the coding sequence ATGATCGATGATCTTCTGGACGACACCGGCTTCCTGTCCGCCGTCGAGGACGCGATCCGCGCGGCCGCGGACGAGGAGGTCATGCCCCGCTGGCGGAAACTGGCCGCGCACGAGGTCGACGAGAAGTCCGGCCCGCACGACCTGGTCACCGTCGCCGACCGCGAGGCCGAGAGGCGCCTGACGGAGTCCCTGGCCGCGCTGCTGCCCGGTTCCGCCGTCGTGGGCGAGGAGGGGGTCCACGCCGACCCGGGCGCGTACGACGCGGTGCGCGGCGACGCGCCCGTGTGGATCGTCGACCCGGTCGACGGCACGCGCCAGTTCGTCCGCGGCGAGCCCGGCTTCTGCACCCTCGTCGCCCTCGCCCGGCACGGGGAGCTCCTGGCGTCCTGGACGCACGCGCCAGCGCGGGGCGAGACGGCCGTCGCCGTACGCGGCAGGGGCGCCCGGCTGAACGGCGCACCCCTGCTGGCCGGGGCGCCCGAGCCGGGCGCGGCGCTCCGGGTCGCCACGTCCCACCCCGACCACACCACGCCCGCGCAGAAGCGCGCCATCGAGGGGCTGGCCGCCGGGGGCGTCGTCCCCCGGCCGTGCGGCTCGGCGGGCCTGGAGTACCTGGCGGTCGCGCGCGGCGACTCCGACGCCGTCGCCTTCACCTGGGAGTACGCCTGGGATCACGCGGCGGGGCTCCTGCTGGTCACGGAGGCGGGCGGGACGCACCGCACGATCGACGGCGTCCCGTTCCGCGTCACCGGCGGCAACGCCCTGCCGTTCACGGCGGCCCGGGACGCGGCGACCGCCGCGCGCGTCGCCGCCCTCCTCCGCCGCCAGTGA